In Podospora pseudopauciseta strain CBS 411.78 chromosome 3, whole genome shotgun sequence, one genomic interval encodes:
- a CDS encoding hypothetical protein (COG:E; EggNog:ENOG503NUDW), with protein MGSAADFPKIDFTSNFQNIINNALSSTPETRQAVDPSTEELLYHVPLSKQADVDKAVSVAKAAFPAWKALSYDERAGYLGRYADAIEANVSGLQELLMKEAGKPVSNAAGELQFAIAHVRETAKLRIEDDLIEDTEERRATVRYLPMGVGVGIIPWNYPVLLGLGKLGPAVLTGNTFIWKPSPFSPYTALKLGEIAAQIFPPGVVQVLSGDESLGPLFTAHPDVAKISFTGSSATGKKVMQACASTLKRLTLELGGNDASIIYDDVDVAQVVQKIGPMAFMHSGQICMDIKRLYVHEKIYDEFLAAFVQVVKSFKVGGGGDPEAFLGPVQNRMQFEKVKDLYSEIGKQKWQVATGGEPVACDGKKGFFLPPTIIDNPPDDSRIVVEEPFGPIMPVLKWSDEDEVVRRANNTNMGLGASVWSNDIEKAERLARRLEAGSTWVNSHFELSPYVPFGGHKWSGVGMDWGIVGLKGWCNTQASWVRKKF; from the exons ATGGGCTCAGCTGCTGACTTCCCCAAGATTGACTTTACG TCCAATTTtcaaaacatcatcaacaacgctCTCTCGTCCACCCCCGAGACCCGTCAGGCTGTCGACCCAAGCACAGAGGAGCTTCTCTATCATGTTCCCCTGTCCAAGCAGGCTGATGTCGACAAGGCCGTCTCCGTTGCCAAAGCTGCCTTTCCCGCGTGGAAGGCGCTGTCCTATGACGAGCGGGCGGGGTATCTCGGTCGGTATGCTGACGCGATTGAGGCTAACGTTTCCGGACTCCAAGAGCTTCTGATGAAGGAGGCTGGCAAGCCTGTTAGCAACGCCGCAGGGGAGCTGCAGTTTGCCATTGCCCATGTGAGGGAGACGGCCAAGCTGAGGATCGAGGATGACTTGATTGAGGATActgaggag AGAAGAGCGACCGTCCGGTACCTTCCCATGGGAGTTGGCGTTGGCATCATCCCCTGGAACTACCCCGTCCTTTTGGGCCTGGGCAAGCTTGGTCCCGCCGTCCTCACCGGCAACACCTTTATCTGGAAGCCATCGCCTTTCTCTCCCTACACGGCGCTCAAGCTGGGCGAGATTGCTGCGCAGATATTCCCACCGGGTGTTGTGCAAGTTCTGAGCGGTGATGAGAGCTTGGGACCACTCTTTACTGCTCACCCCGATGTAGCCAAAATCAGCTTCACGGGTTCGTCTGCGACGGGCAAGAAGGTCATGCAGGCTTGTGCCAGCACGCTCAAGAGGCTGACGTTGGAATTGGGTGGGAATGACGCGTCGATTATTtatgatgatgttgatgtggcCCAGGTGGTTCAGAAG ATCGGACCCATGGCATTCATGCACTCTGGTCAGATCTGCATGGACATCAAGCGCCTTTACGTGCACGAGAAGATCTACGACGAGTTCCTCGCTGCCTTTGTCCAGGTGGTCAAGTCGTTCAaggtcggaggaggaggtgatcCCGAGGCATTCCTGGGCCCGGTCCAAAATCGGATGCAGTTTGAAAAGGTCAAGGACCTGTACTCGGAGATTGGCAAGCAGAAGTGGCAAGTCGCCACCGGTGGTGAGCCTGTCGCCTGCGATGGCAAGAAGGGCTTCTTCCTGCCGCCTACCATCATCGACAACCCGCCGGATGACAGCCGCAtcgtggtggaggagcctTTTGGGCCCATTATGCCTGTTCTCAAATGgagcgatgaggatgaggtggttAGGCGGGcgaacaacaccaacatggGATTGGGGGCTTCGGTTTGGAGCAATGATATTGAAAAGGCCGAGAGGCTGGCTAGGAGGCTGGAGGCGGGGAGCACTTGGGTGAACAGTCATTTTGAGCTGTCGCCTTATGTTCCCTTTGGTGGGCACAAGTGGAGCGGTGTTGGAATGGATTGGGGCATTGTTGGGTTGAAGGGGTGGTGCAACACTCAGGCGAGCTGGGTGAGGAAGAagttttga